A single window of Nymphaea colorata chloroplast, complete genome DNA harbors:
- the ycf1 gene encoding hypothetical chloroplast RF19 has protein sequence MILKYSLLGNLLLLWMNILNSVVMVGLYYGFLTTFSIGPSYLLLLRTRVMKEGSEKEVSATTAFIMGQFIVFISTYYPPLYLALSRPHTLTVLVIPYLLFHFLFFWNNKKSLFDYRSTHGNFIPNLSIQYVFLNNLIFQLFNHFILPSSTLTRLVDISMFRYNNKILFVTSSFFGWLIGHMLLMKCIGLVLSWPWEKMRSNALFRSNNYLMSKWRNSVSQIFSILLFIICICYLGRMPSPIITKKLKESSKGEEKNKTEEEGNVEIETVSKTNKIEQEEDRSVEEDLSISLEEEERWNLYKKIYETEEIWLNGKEEDEFDLKEKEKNELLWIEKSLLSLLFDYQRWNRPLRYIENDRFSNAVRNEMSQYFFNTCESDGKQRISFTYPPSLSTFFEMIQKKMSFRTAEKLPAEALSNEWVSTTKKQRDNLRNEFINRIEAIDKGSLILDVVEKRARLCNDEEEQECLPKFYDPLLNGPYRGTIKKGYLYSIRNDSTTSTRGSTKMAWINKIHGILFSKDYREFERELEHEIYKLDVKSLSTGIEDSSVSIGEFTEEAEEAEKSRTRFKQFAFGGEEKVFDMVRADPNDQKMSNLQIEEIKKKVPRWLYKLTSDLDFEEEEEEEEEEDDQEESTEDHGIRSRKAKRVVIYTDTDTDEDTNIINTNDNIINTTTDNIINTNDNINNTTDNISNTTDSNQEKNSDDQVEKGDQRGKGNGDQAKKKKGDQAKNGDQRGKGNGDQAEEHEMALIRYSQQSDFRRDIIKGSMRAQRRKTVTWEMFQTDVHSPLFFDRIDKTPLFSFDISRMMNLIFRNWMEEKSPKIQTSDYVGEGAKEKEKMEKEHEEEYKRKEDKRQEEERIAIAETWDNIIFAQAIRSSILVTHSILRKYIILPSLIIVKNIGRMLLFQFPEWYEDLTEWSREMHVKCTYNGVQLSETEFPKDWLTDGIQIKILFPFSLKPWHRKKLRSHHKDLRKKQKNFCFLTIWGMETEVPFGSPRKKPFFFEPINKTLEKKIRKVKKTGFFFLRIIKDNIKGFLKILNEKIRWIIKIVLFIKRKVKKLFFLVTRVYDPSQNEEPSQNEKDSKKIIHESPIIIVSGDWTNDSLIERKINDLADKTTKIWDQVEKIRKDKKKKPLTPDIEDIDISTNKGNFSNKRTESRKHIFQISKKRRSAPLISKWNSFMKSFIERIYMGILLCITNIYRINAQFFLDSTKNTLNGYTYNDEIKEKDTNETNPNIIPFISTVKSLSTYTTNISSDSNSPIYCDLSSLSQAYVFYKLLQTQVSNKYKSESIFHYYRTYPFIKDRIKDYFHDYFHTRGIFDSESKHKKLRNSGMSEWKNWLKSHYQYNFSHDKWSRLAPLKWRKKVNQHFTIKNNDSPKLGSYEEKDQLIHSGKKDYYKYKLDLLKSPSCEKKIKKHYRYDLLSYKYLNYEDVKDSNIYGSPLQVNRHGEISNYNTHKYKSFYATTINDSLEDKYTIDRDPNLDRKYLELRITNFYPRNNIETRTSTGIRTFINKKKKTTKTGTNKKDILYLYIRIHQEIQTKQKELFFDWMGMNEQMLDHTISNLRPWFLPEFVPLYDRYKTNPWIIPIKLLLFDFHGNKTSDLYIDPKVESNQKERFNPKPKVESNQKGYLELENGNRDEKERQHQGNLISDIRNQKKDVGANSAGSDIKKRRKKKKFKSKKEAELDLFLKKYFLFQLRWGDSFNQRMTNNIKVYCLLLRLMNPNEIAISSIQRGEMGLDVMLINKDLSLPELIKRGIFIVEPVRLSIKWDGISIMYQTIAISLTHKVQYQTNRGYQVKKHIDKNDLNGSIARHGGVRVNGDNNNYDLLVPEHILSPSHRRELRIISRFNYRNRNLVNKNPVFCNRAKTNAQGFEKFVNRDKHFDTDTNNSLKWKVFLWPTHRLEDLACMNRYWFDTNNGSRFSMSRIHMYKQFGIR, from the coding sequence ATGATTTTGAAATATAGTCTACTCGGTAATCTATTATTATTATGGATGAATATATTGAATTCGGTCGTTATGGTCGGACTTTATTATGGATTTCTAACCACATTTTCTATAGGTCCCTCTTATCTCTTACTTCTAAGAACTCGGGTTATGAAAGAAGGGAGCGAAAAAGAAGTATCAGCAACAACTGCTTTTATTATGGGACAGTTCATAGTATTCATATCGACCTATTATCCGCCCTTGTATCTAGCATTGAGTAGACCCCATACACTGACTGTCCTAGTTATACCGTATCTTTTGTTTCATTTTTTGTTCTTCTGGAACAATAAGAAATCCCTTTTTGATTATAGATCTACTCACGGGAATTTCATTCCTAACCTTAGCATTCAATATGTATTCCTGAATAATCTAATTTTTCAATTATTCAACCATTTTATTTTACCAAGTTCAACATTAACCAGATTAGTCGACATTTCCATGTTTCGATACAACAATAAGATTTTATTTGTAACAAGTAGTTTTTTTGGCTGGTTAATTGGTCACATGTTATTGATGAAATGTATTGGCTTAGTATTATCTTGGCCATGGGAAAAAATGAGATCTAATGCACTTTTTAGATCTAATAATTATCTTATGTCAAAATGGAGAAATTCTGTATCTCAAATCTTTAGTATTCTCTTATTTATCATCTGTATATGCTATCTAGGAAGAATGCCATCACCCATTATAACTAAAAAACTGAAAGAAAGTTCAAAAGGGGAAGAAAAGAATAAAACTGAAGAAGAAGGAAATGTAGAAATAGAAACAGTTTCGAAAACAAATAAGATAGAACAGGAAGAAGATAGATCCGTGGAAGAAGACCTTTCCATTTCTTTGGAAGAGGAAGAAAGGTGGAATCTTTACAAGAAGATATATGAAACAGAGGAGATCTGGTTGAATGGAAAGGAAGAAGATGAATTCGACCTGAAAGAGAAAGAAAAGAATGAACTTTTATGGATTGAAAAATCCCTTCTGTCTCTTCTTTTCGATTATCAACGATGGAATCGACCTCTGCGGTATATAGAAAATGATCGATTTTCAAATGCTGTAAGAAATGAAATGTCTCAATATTTTTTTAATACATGCGAAAGTGATGGAAAGCAAAGAATATCTTTCACATATCCACCTAGTTTGTCTACTTTTTTTGAAATGATACAAAAAAAGATGTCTTTTCGCACAGCGGAAAAACTACCTGCGGAGGCCCTCTCTAATGAATGGGTTTCGACCACTAAAAAACAAAGAGATAACTTAAGGAACGAATTCATAAATCGAATTGAAGCTATAGACAAAGGATCTCTTATCCTCGATGTGGTCGAAAAAAGAGCCAGATTGTGCAATGATGAAGAGGAACAAGAATGCTTACCTAAGTTTTATGATCCTCTTTTGAACGGACCTTATCGTGGAACAATAAAAAAAGGGTATTTATATTCAATTAGGAATGATTCAACTACCTCCACACGGGGGTCTACCAAAATGGCTTGGATAAATAAGATTCATGGTATCCTTTTTTCCAAGGATTATCGAGAGTTTGAACGAGAATTGGAACACGAAATATATAAACTTGACGTAAAATCATTATCTACAGGCATTGAGGATTCATCAGTCTCAATTGGTGAATTTACAGAAGAAGCTGAAGAAGCTGAGAAATCAAGAACTCGTTTCAAACAATTTGCTTTTGGGGGAGAAGAAAAAGTATTCGATATGGTTAGAGCTGATCCGAATGATCAAAAAATGAGTAATCTTCAAATTGAAGAAATTAAGAAAAAGGTTCCTCGATGGTTATACAAACTGACTTCTGATTTGGATTTTGAAGAAGAGGAGGAGGAGGAGGAGGAAGAAGATGATCAGGAAGAATCCACAGAGGATCACGGGATTCGTTCAAGAAAAGCCAAACGTGTAGTAATTTATACTGACACTGATACCGATGAGGATACTAATATCATTAATACCAATGATAATATCATCAATACTACCACTGATAATATCATTAATACCAATGATAATATCAATAATACTACTGATAATATCAGTAATACCACCGATAGTAATCAAGAAAAAAATAGTGATGATCAAGTCGAAAAAGGTGATCAAAGAGGAAAAGGAAATGGTGATCAAGCCAAAAAGAAAAAGGGTGATCAAGCCAAAAATGGTGATCAAAGAGGAAAAGGAAATGGTGATCAAGCAGAAGAACATGAAATGGCCTTGATACGTTACTCGCAACAATCAGATTTTCGTCGTGATATAATCAAAGGGTCGATGCGGGCTCAAAGACGTAAAACAGTCACTTGGGAAATGTTTCAAACAGATGTACACTCCCCCCTTTTTTTTGACAGAATAGACAAAACACCTTTGTTTTCTTTTGATATCTCAAGGATGATGAACCTCATTTTTAGGAATTGGATGGAGGAAAAAAGCCCAAAAATACAAACATCTGATTATGTGGGTGAAGGGGCAAAAGAGAAAGAGAAAATGGAGAAAGAACACGAAGAGGAGTATAAAAGAAAAGAGGATAAAAGACAGGAGGAGGAACGGATAGCAATAGCAGAAACTTGGGATAATATTATATTTGCTCAAGCAATAAGGAGTTCCATATTAGTAACCCACTCGATTCTTCGAAAATACATCATATTACCTTCATTGATAATAGTTAAAAATATTGGTCGTATGTTATTATTTCAATTCCCTGAGTGGTATGAAGATTTGACCGAATGGAGTAGGGAAATGCATGTCAAATGCACATATAATGGTGTTCAATTATCGGAAACAGAATTTCCAAAAGATTGGTTAACAGACGGTATTCAGATAAAAATCCTATTTCCTTTCTCTCTGAAACCTTGGCATAGAAAAAAGCTACGATCCCATCATAAGGATCTAAGAAAAAAACAAAAAAATTTCTGTTTTTTAACGATCTGGGGGATGGAAACAGAAGTCCCCTTTGGCTCTCCCCGAAAAAAACCTTTCTTTTTTGAACCCATTAATAAAACACTCGAAAAAAAAATTAGAAAAGTCAAAAAGACAGGTTTTTTCTTTCTAAGAATTATAAAAGACAACATAAAAGGTTTTCTAAAGATTCTCAACGAAAAAATAAGATGGATTATCAAAATAGTTCTATTTATAAAAAGAAAAGTGAAGAAACTCTTTTTCTTAGTGACGCGAGTCTATGACCCAAGTCAAAATGAAGAACCAAGTCAAAATGAGAAAGATTCCAAAAAAATCATCCATGAATCACCCATTATAATTGTATCCGGAGATTGGACAAATGATTCACTGATAGAAAGAAAAATTAATGATCTGGCTGATAAGACAACCAAAATCTGGGATCAAGTAGAAAAGATTAGAAAAGACAAGAAAAAAAAACCTCTAACTCCAGATATTGAGGATATAGATATTAGTACTAACAAGGGAAATTTTAGTAATAAAAGAACCGAATCACGGAAACATATTTTTCAAATATCTAAAAAAAGAAGAAGTGCCCCATTAATCTCTAAATGGAACTCTTTTATGAAATCTTTCATTGAAAGAATATACATGGGTATCCTTCTATGTATCACTAACATTTACAGGATCAATGCACAATTTTTTCTTGACTCAACAAAAAATACTTTAAATGGATACACTTACAATGACGAAATAAAGGAAAAGGATACTAATGAAACGAATCCAAATATAATTCCCTTCATTTCGACTGTAAAATCTCTTTCTACTTATACTACTAATATAAGTAGTGATAGTAATTCACCGATTTACTGCGACTTATCTTCTTTGTCTCAAGCCTATGTGTTTTACAAATTATTGCAAACCCAAGTTAGTAACAAATATAAGTCAGAATCCATATTTCATTACTACAGAACATATCCTTTTATTAAGGATAGAATAAAAGACTATTTCCATGACTATTTCCATACACGAGGAATATTTGATTCAGAATCAAAACACAAGAAACTGCGGAATTCTGGAATGAGTGAATGGAAAAACTGGTTAAAGAGCCATTATCAATACAATTTCTCCCATGACAAATGGTCTAGATTAGCACCTCTAAAATGGAGAAAGAAAGTCAATCAGCATTTTACGATTAAAAATAACGACTCACCAAAATTGGGTTCATATGAAGAAAAAGACCAATTAATTCATTCCGGTAAAAAGGATTATTATAAATATAAATTGGACTTATTGAAGAGTCCGAGTTGCGAAAAAAAAATTAAAAAACACTACAGATATGATCTTTTATCATATAAATATCTTAATTATGAAGATGTGAAAGACTCCAATATTTATGGATCACCATTACAAGTAAACAGGCACGGAGAGATTTCTAATTACAATACACATAAATACAAATCGTTTTATGCTACAACTATAAATGATAGCCTAGAAGATAAATATACAATTGATAGGGATCCAAATCTAGATAGAAAATATTTGGAATTGAGAATCACCAATTTTTACCCTAGAAACAATATTGAAACTAGGACTAGTACGGGTATCAGAACTTTCATTAATAAAAAAAAGAAAACTACTAAGACTGGGACCAATAAGAAAGATATTCTTTATCTTTATATCAGAATTCATCAAGAAATCCAAACAAAGCAAAAAGAGTTATTTTTTGATTGGATGGGAATGAATGAACAAATGTTAGATCATACTATATCGAATCTGCGCCCTTGGTTCTTACCAGAATTTGTGCCGCTTTACGATCGATATAAGACTAATCCGTGGATCATACCAATCAAATTGCTTCTATTTGATTTTCATGGAAACAAAACAAGCGATCTTTATATAGATCCAAAGGTGGAATCTAATCAAAAAGAAAGATTTAATCCAAAACCAAAAGTAGAATCTAATCAAAAGGGATATCTTGAATTAGAGAATGGGAACCGGGACGAGAAAGAACGACAGCACCAAGGAAATCTTATATCTGATATAAGAAACCAAAAAAAAGATGTTGGAGCAAATTCCGCGGGTTCAGATATTAAGAAACGCAGAAAGAAAAAGAAATTCAAGAGCAAGAAGGAAGCGGAACTAGACTTATTTTTGAAAAAATATTTTCTTTTTCAACTCCGATGGGGTGATTCTTTCAATCAAAGAATGACCAATAATATCAAGGTATATTGTCTACTGCTTAGACTTATGAATCCGAATGAAATTGCTATATCCTCTATTCAAAGAGGAGAAATGGGTCTAGATGTAATGCTGATTAATAAGGATTTGTCTCTTCCAGAATTGATAAAAAGGGGAATATTTATTGTTGAACCGGTTCGTTTGTCTATCAAATGGGATGGAATTTCGATTATGTATCAAACCATAGCTATTTCATTGACCCATAAGGTTCAGTACCAAACTAATCGAGGATACCAGGTAAAAAAACATATTGATAAGAATGACTTGAATGGCTCGATTGCACGACACGGAGGAGTGCGTGTGAATGGGGACAATAATAATTATGATTTGCTTGTTCCTGAACATATTTTATCTCCTAGCCATCGTAGAGAATTGAGAATTATAAGCCGTTTCAATTACCGAAATAGGAACCTTGTGAATAAGAATCCAGTATTTTGCAATAGAGCTAAGACTAATGCGCAGGGGTTTGAGAAATTTGTAAATAGGGATAAGCATTTTGATACAGATACAAATAACTCTCTAAAATGGAAAGTGTTTCTTTGGCCCACTCATCGATTAGAAGATTTAGCCTGTATGAATCGTTATTGGTTTGATACCAATAATGGGAGTCGTTTCAGTATGTCAAGGATCCATATGTATAAGCAATTTGGAATTCGCTGA